The Geotalea uraniireducens Rf4 genome window below encodes:
- a CDS encoding DUF748 domain-containing protein, which translates to MKRWQKAALLTVGIVLLLVCFVAFALPGIVKSQAVKRVEAATGRKLAIGGISINPFVWTVVVRDFRLSERRGGETFAAFSSVRIAISPSSIFREAPIISEARITSPYLRIVRTGANTYSFSDLLGGKKKKGPEEGLPRFSLNNIAVTNGSIDFIDRGLPVEKLHALRKVELTIPFVTTIPYLADRYITPRFSAVVNGAPLHVEGKLRPFPKAVEASATVDLKDIALPFYLAYVPGELPIRVESGRMSTKLSVNYRAAQKENPELAFNGNVTLAGIKVADRTGAPFLSLARLDAGITRARLLTGEYDISSVSADGLEVFLSRDKKGVWSHSRLVGKASPAAAKRQRVLVTVADTRLKNGRVHFRDSLPSGGFTADLERIVFDMQGYSTAPGKRADYSLSFATPRGERGRMKGKFSPEPPATSSSVEFTGMALETYYPYIAPILRAPVEGRLQVAADVDFGGPEGLKLEKVALQAQKLSAPFGKGEGMTLASLSLAGGRFSQQDNLLEVADVTLRDGDLRFSRDQKGTFSPKTFLRDDGEGTSRGEKGAKPPLSYRIGRVSGAGMNIVFTDGLLEERPSFVLKKMAFTLDKLTGPTFGPIPFRMSAAYAQGGSLRASGSVTPIPLKLRGEVAVQRIPLTDFAPYLPENLNVVVADGKVDARLAVTLAARENSLTGTFDGSVGVRSFYCLDAEGEDLLKWESLQLDMVKGNLAPFVLEIRDVALTRFYSRIVVEKDGTLNIQQLYTPEPEGKSQSTPASSLHAEAPTGGKGRLVRIDTVTMQDGTLAFTDRYVPREYSTILYNLGGRISGLSSEENRFADVDLRGNLENQSPLRITGQINPLRDDLYADLKASFTDIELSPMTPYSGTYLGYAVDKGKLYLDLKYRIENRKLDSENKVVIDQLNFGKRIESDKATNLPVRLAVALLKDRKGEIRLDLPVSGRTDDPQFSVWRVVLRILKNLLVKAATSPFALLQSLFGWKEDLGSVDFAHGSAELSAGEQEKLLKLATALKDRPTLKLEVVGFVDRDRDAEGYRNELLLKKMRAEKFMDMVKGKRNQPGDSQETMQIAPEEYAQYLKAVYAKEKFPKPRNILGLVKELPDAEMKKLILANTAVGEQQLQSLAEARAAGVRAFLVEKGGADSVRVFQKRGDIYKTPAKETERGSRVEFGFAAD; encoded by the coding sequence ATGAAACGCTGGCAGAAAGCTGCGCTCCTGACGGTCGGTATCGTGCTTCTTCTGGTGTGTTTCGTCGCGTTTGCGCTACCCGGCATCGTCAAAAGCCAGGCGGTGAAGAGGGTGGAGGCGGCGACCGGCAGGAAGCTCGCCATTGGCGGGATTTCCATCAACCCATTTGTCTGGACGGTGGTTGTTCGAGACTTCCGCCTTTCCGAGCGAAGGGGAGGGGAGACCTTTGCCGCATTCAGTAGCGTCCGGATCGCCATAAGTCCCTCATCCATATTCCGGGAGGCGCCGATTATCTCAGAAGCCCGCATAACCTCACCCTATCTCCGCATCGTCAGGACGGGGGCGAACACCTACAGTTTCTCGGACCTCTTGGGAGGTAAAAAGAAGAAAGGGCCGGAAGAGGGGTTGCCCCGCTTTTCCCTCAACAATATCGCGGTAACCAATGGTTCCATCGACTTCATCGACCGTGGGCTTCCCGTCGAGAAACTGCATGCGTTGCGCAAGGTCGAGCTGACCATCCCATTTGTCACTACCATTCCGTATCTTGCCGACCGTTACATCACCCCTCGCTTCAGCGCCGTGGTGAACGGCGCGCCGCTCCATGTGGAGGGAAAGCTCAGGCCATTTCCCAAGGCTGTCGAAGCATCCGCAACCGTCGACCTGAAAGATATCGCCCTTCCCTTTTATCTTGCCTATGTCCCGGGAGAACTTCCGATCCGGGTCGAATCGGGGCGGATGTCGACGAAGCTGTCGGTGAACTACCGGGCGGCGCAGAAGGAAAACCCGGAGTTGGCGTTTAACGGCAACGTGACGCTTGCCGGCATTAAGGTCGCTGACCGGACCGGCGCCCCTTTCCTGTCCCTGGCCAGGCTCGACGCGGGGATAACCCGTGCCCGGCTCCTGACGGGGGAGTACGACATCTCCTCCGTCTCCGCCGACGGATTGGAGGTTTTTCTATCGCGTGACAAAAAGGGGGTCTGGAGCCACAGCCGACTCGTCGGCAAGGCTTCACCTGCCGCTGCCAAGCGCCAGAGGGTGCTCGTCACCGTGGCGGATACGCGGCTCAAAAACGGACGGGTCCACTTTCGCGACAGCCTCCCTTCCGGCGGGTTCACAGCCGACCTGGAGCGAATCGTCTTCGACATGCAGGGGTACTCCACCGCTCCGGGGAAGCGGGCGGACTATTCCCTCTCCTTTGCAACGCCGCGAGGGGAGAGGGGGCGCATGAAGGGGAAGTTCTCCCCCGAGCCGCCGGCAACCTCTTCGTCGGTCGAGTTTACCGGAATGGCGCTTGAGACCTACTACCCATACATCGCCCCGATTCTGCGCGCACCGGTGGAGGGGAGGCTCCAGGTCGCCGCCGACGTGGACTTCGGCGGGCCGGAGGGGTTGAAGCTGGAGAAGGTAGCCCTCCAGGCACAGAAGCTTTCAGCGCCGTTCGGGAAGGGGGAGGGGATGACCCTGGCGTCGCTCTCCCTTGCCGGGGGGAGGTTCAGTCAGCAGGATAACCTGTTGGAAGTGGCAGACGTTACTCTCCGGGATGGCGATCTCCGGTTCTCCCGTGACCAGAAGGGGACGTTCTCACCGAAAACTTTTCTGCGCGACGATGGGGAGGGGACGTCGAGAGGAGAAAAGGGGGCGAAACCGCCACTCTCCTACAGGATCGGACGCGTCTCCGGGGCGGGGATGAACATCGTCTTTACGGATGGGCTTCTGGAGGAGCGTCCGAGTTTCGTCCTCAAAAAGATGGCCTTTACCTTGGATAAGCTCACCGGCCCGACCTTTGGCCCGATCCCCTTCAGGATGTCGGCTGCATATGCGCAGGGAGGCTCGCTCAGGGCTTCCGGCAGCGTCACCCCGATCCCGCTGAAGCTGAGGGGGGAGGTGGCTGTGCAACGGATTCCGCTCACCGACTTCGCCCCCTATCTCCCGGAGAACCTCAACGTGGTCGTGGCGGACGGCAAGGTCGATGCCCGTCTTGCCGTTACTCTTGCTGCCAGGGAAAATAGCCTGACCGGCACGTTCGACGGATCGGTAGGCGTCCGCTCCTTCTACTGCCTCGATGCCGAGGGGGAGGACCTCCTGAAATGGGAGAGTCTCCAACTGGACATGGTGAAGGGAAACCTTGCCCCCTTTGTGCTTGAAATCAGAGATGTGGCCCTCACCAGGTTTTATTCCCGGATCGTCGTTGAAAAGGACGGGACCCTCAACATCCAGCAGCTCTACACGCCGGAACCGGAAGGGAAATCGCAATCTACGCCGGCCTCGTCACTCCATGCAGAAGCGCCGACCGGAGGGAAGGGGCGACTGGTCCGAATCGACACAGTCACCATGCAGGATGGCACCCTTGCCTTTACCGACCGGTACGTGCCGCGCGAGTATTCCACGATCCTCTACAACCTGGGGGGGCGGATAAGCGGACTCTCCTCCGAAGAGAACCGCTTTGCCGACGTGGACCTGCGCGGCAACCTGGAGAACCAGTCCCCACTCAGGATCACCGGGCAAATCAACCCCCTGCGGGACGACCTCTACGCCGACCTCAAGGCGAGCTTCACCGACATCGAACTCTCTCCCATGACCCCCTACTCGGGAACATACCTCGGCTACGCGGTGGACAAGGGTAAACTGTACCTCGACCTCAAATACCGGATCGAGAACAGGAAGCTCGATTCGGAGAACAAGGTCGTCATCGACCAGCTTAACTTCGGCAAGCGCATCGAAAGCGACAAGGCGACCAACCTTCCGGTTCGCCTCGCTGTCGCCCTTCTCAAGGACCGGAAGGGGGAGATCCGCCTCGACCTCCCGGTGTCGGGGCGGACCGACGACCCGCAGTTCAGTGTCTGGCGTGTGGTGCTCCGGATACTGAAGAATCTCCTCGTTAAGGCGGCGACCTCCCCCTTTGCCCTGCTCCAGTCGTTGTTTGGCTGGAAAGAGGACTTGGGCAGCGTCGACTTCGCCCATGGCTCAGCAGAGCTTTCCGCCGGTGAGCAGGAAAAGCTGCTTAAATTGGCTACGGCGCTCAAAGACAGGCCGACGTTGAAGCTCGAAGTTGTTGGATTCGTGGACAGGGACCGTGACGCCGAAGGGTATCGGAATGAGCTTCTCCTGAAAAAGATGCGCGCCGAGAAGTTCATGGACATGGTAAAGGGGAAGAGGAACCAGCCGGGTGATTCCCAGGAGACGATGCAGATCGCCCCCGAGGAGTATGCACAATATCTGAAGGCTGTCTACGCCAAGGAGAAATTTCCCAAGCCGCGGAACATCCTCGGGCTGGTCAAGGAGCTTCCCGACGCCGAGATGAAGAAGCTGATCCTGGCGAACACTGCCGTGGGCGAGCAGCAGCTGCAAAGCCTGGCTGAAGCCAGGGCTGCAGGGGTCAGGGCGTTTCTCGTCGAGAAGGGTGGAGCGGATTCTGTGCGGGTCTTCCAGAAGAGAGGGGACATTTACAAGACGCCGGCGAAGGAGACGGAACGCGGGAGCCGGGTCGAGTTCGGGTTTGCGGCAGACTAG
- a CDS encoding B12-binding domain-containing radical SAM protein — protein sequence MKILLVYPHYPDTFWSFRHALKFIDRKASFPPLGLLTVAAMLPVEWEKRLVDMNVRPLADEDLAWADYVFISAMTIQRKSAQEVIARCRQLGVKTVAGGPLFTTCHEDFPDVDHLVLNEAELTLPPFLEDLRKGEARHLYADERRANLVETPIPLWGLIDVRKYAAMNIQYSRGCPFDCEFCDITGLFGRKPRTKRLSQLITELDSLHALGWHGAIFIVDDNFIGDRVKLKEEVLPALIDWMEEKGRPFYFYTEASIDLADDGCLMELMVRAGFEEVFIGIETPHEDGLAESGKVQNRNRDMLASVKRMQQAGLQVHGGFIVGFDSDPPAIFDRQICFIQESGIVTAMVGMLIALRGTRLYQRLHREGRLLGDTSGNNMAIALNFVPRMEPTVLIDGYRTILDTIYSPKNYYQRVIRLLREYRPLHLGKFHIQPGYVGALCKSILFLGVIGRERLHFWKLFFWALARRPRLFPLAITYAIYGFHFRKVAEKIRGSGTF from the coding sequence ATGAAAATTCTCCTCGTGTATCCCCACTATCCGGACACTTTCTGGAGCTTCAGGCATGCCTTGAAATTCATCGACAGGAAGGCGAGCTTTCCCCCCTTGGGGCTTCTCACCGTGGCTGCCATGCTTCCGGTCGAGTGGGAAAAGAGGCTTGTCGACATGAACGTCCGTCCCCTCGCCGATGAGGACCTGGCGTGGGCAGATTACGTTTTCATCAGCGCCATGACCATCCAGAGGAAATCGGCGCAGGAGGTGATCGCCCGTTGCCGGCAACTGGGGGTTAAGACCGTTGCCGGCGGGCCGCTCTTTACCACCTGCCATGAGGATTTTCCCGACGTGGACCACCTTGTGCTGAATGAGGCGGAACTAACCCTCCCTCCGTTTCTGGAGGATCTGCGCAAAGGGGAGGCCCGGCATCTCTATGCCGACGAGCGCCGGGCGAACCTGGTGGAGACTCCCATACCGCTCTGGGGCTTGATTGATGTCAGGAAATACGCGGCCATGAACATCCAGTATTCCCGCGGGTGCCCCTTCGATTGCGAGTTCTGCGACATCACCGGTTTGTTCGGACGAAAGCCGCGCACCAAGCGGCTTTCGCAGCTGATCACCGAGCTGGATAGTCTCCATGCGCTGGGGTGGCACGGGGCGATCTTCATCGTCGACGATAACTTCATCGGTGACCGGGTGAAACTGAAAGAGGAGGTTCTCCCTGCTTTGATCGACTGGATGGAGGAAAAAGGGCGTCCGTTCTACTTTTACACCGAGGCGTCCATCGACCTTGCCGACGACGGTTGTCTCATGGAGTTGATGGTCAGGGCGGGGTTCGAGGAGGTCTTTATCGGCATCGAGACCCCCCACGAGGATGGCCTTGCCGAGAGCGGCAAGGTGCAGAACAGGAACCGTGACATGCTGGCCTCGGTAAAGCGGATGCAGCAAGCCGGCTTGCAGGTGCACGGGGGGTTCATCGTCGGCTTCGACAGCGATCCGCCTGCGATCTTCGACAGGCAGATCTGTTTCATCCAGGAGAGCGGCATCGTCACCGCCATGGTCGGGATGCTTATCGCCTTGCGCGGCACAAGGCTATATCAGCGACTGCACCGGGAGGGGAGACTTCTGGGGGACACCTCCGGCAACAACATGGCCATCGCCCTCAACTTTGTTCCACGAATGGAGCCAACGGTACTGATCGACGGCTATCGGACCATCCTCGACACCATCTACTCTCCCAAAAACTACTACCAGCGGGTGATCAGGCTCCTTCGGGAGTATCGGCCGCTGCATCTGGGGAAATTTCACATCCAGCCGGGGTATGTCGGGGCACTCTGCAAATCGATACTGTTTCTCGGGGTGATCGGCAGGGAGAGGCTTCACTTCTGGAAGCTCTTCTTCTGGGCTCTCGCGAGGCGGCCGCGGCTATTTCCGCTTGCCATAACCTATGCCATATACGGGTTCCATTTCAGGAAGGTTGCCGAGAAGATCAGGGGGAGCGGGACTTTCTGA
- a CDS encoding GNAT family N-acetyltransferase, with protein sequence MSEKTSVGEETLRIRGITIDDFPEVFHIGEEIFTAEYSQSLYRTWDEYEIITLFNSDSELCLVAEAGDKILGFALGTTVDKHNSPWKYGYLVWLGVRRNIQQGGVGSGLFKEIKRRMKEQGVRMIIIDTSADNQPAIRFFQKQGFGNIQEHVYMSLNLTRKAKNKPGKKP encoded by the coding sequence ATGTCAGAAAAAACATCAGTCGGTGAAGAAACGCTCCGCATCCGGGGGATAACCATCGACGATTTTCCGGAGGTCTTCCATATCGGCGAGGAGATCTTTACCGCCGAGTATTCCCAGAGCCTTTACCGCACCTGGGACGAATACGAGATCATCACCCTCTTCAATTCGGACAGCGAACTGTGCCTGGTGGCGGAAGCCGGGGACAAGATTCTCGGGTTTGCCCTGGGGACAACGGTGGACAAGCACAATTCGCCGTGGAAATACGGCTACCTGGTCTGGCTGGGGGTCCGCAGGAATATTCAGCAAGGGGGCGTAGGAAGTGGGTTGTTCAAGGAAATCAAGCGCCGCATGAAGGAACAGGGGGTACGGATGATCATCATCGACACCTCCGCCGACAATCAGCCGGCCATCCGCTTCTTCCAGAAACAGGGTTTCGGCAACATCCAAGAGCACGTGTACATGTCCCTCAACCTGACGCGCAAGGCGAAGAATAAGCCTGGGAAGAAGCCATGA
- a CDS encoding M20 family metallopeptidase has protein sequence MNSHLEKVWRAIRPERLRKTFLELLDIYSPSGKEEDIQLYLEEYLSRAGFAVERLAVEEDRYNLRATMGKAEPQLYLVGHVDTVPAWDLEALGPQEENGVIRGLGSADMKGGCAAMVEAWLALSEALNQSELPPVGLLLVVGEEEDGDGSAAFLESCRPPWVVIGEPTGLAACFAHYGYLEAGFVTRGHRIHSSLPELGHNAVESMLRVLLHLGNDSLFNRETSEIVYSIREMSSSRAGFVVPDRCEAWIDLHLPPNKDPADLQEAIRRIVAGADRFIPGLDLQVTFDFASSGYNLETDNRLNQILREIYPQMGLELRLDAFRSHSDGNLFFAAGAKPLILGPGSLETAHTPNEQVILDELSAAARIYAALCLGTRGGG, from the coding sequence ATGAACAGCCATTTGGAAAAAGTCTGGCGGGCGATCCGTCCCGAGCGGTTGCGGAAAACGTTTCTTGAGCTGCTCGACATCTACTCGCCGTCCGGCAAGGAAGAGGACATCCAGCTCTACCTGGAAGAATACCTCAGCCGGGCCGGTTTTGCCGTGGAACGCCTGGCAGTGGAAGAAGACCGCTACAACCTGCGCGCTACAATGGGCAAAGCGGAACCGCAGCTCTACCTGGTCGGCCATGTGGATACGGTCCCGGCCTGGGATCTGGAGGCACTCGGTCCGCAGGAGGAAAATGGAGTCATCCGCGGGCTGGGAAGCGCCGATATGAAGGGGGGATGCGCCGCCATGGTCGAAGCCTGGCTGGCCCTGTCCGAGGCCCTCAATCAGTCGGAGCTTCCACCGGTAGGACTTTTGTTGGTAGTCGGTGAGGAAGAAGACGGCGACGGCAGCGCAGCCTTCCTTGAGTCCTGTCGTCCCCCCTGGGTCGTCATCGGCGAGCCGACAGGGTTGGCAGCCTGCTTCGCCCATTACGGCTACCTGGAAGCAGGTTTCGTCACCCGCGGCCACCGGATCCACTCCTCCCTACCCGAGCTGGGGCACAACGCCGTGGAATCCATGCTCAGGGTTCTGCTGCATCTGGGGAACGACTCTCTGTTCAACCGGGAGACATCGGAGATCGTCTATTCAATTCGGGAGATGAGTTCGTCGCGTGCGGGCTTTGTCGTTCCCGATCGTTGTGAGGCCTGGATCGATCTGCATCTTCCGCCCAACAAAGACCCGGCCGACCTACAGGAGGCGATCCGCCGGATAGTCGCAGGCGCCGACCGGTTCATACCCGGCCTGGATCTGCAGGTCACCTTTGATTTCGCATCATCCGGCTACAACCTTGAGACCGACAACCGTCTGAACCAGATTTTGCGGGAAATCTATCCACAAATGGGATTGGAACTCCGCCTGGATGCCTTCCGCTCCCATTCCGACGGTAATCTCTTTTTTGCTGCAGGGGCAAAACCTCTCATTCTCGGCCCCGGCTCCCTGGAAACCGCCCATACGCCCAACGAACAGGTCATCCTTGACGAACTGTCAGCAGCCGCCCGCATCTATGCGGCGCTCTGCCTGGGAACGCGTGGGGGAGGCTAG
- a CDS encoding DUF3553 domain-containing protein, which produces MTIKRGNVVSHTVAHEWGVGKVVEVTPLRATIQFSDGIIRKISSSYYATLQPADPASFLPPADSVPVPKARATTKREKKVKQPVV; this is translated from the coding sequence ATGACGATCAAACGCGGTAACGTTGTAAGCCACACAGTAGCGCATGAATGGGGTGTCGGTAAGGTGGTGGAGGTAACTCCCCTCAGGGCAACGATCCAGTTCAGTGATGGAATAATCAGGAAAATTTCCTCCTCCTATTACGCAACCCTTCAACCAGCCGACCCTGCTTCGTTTTTGCCACCTGCCGACAGCGTGCCGGTGCCAAAGGCTCGTGCGACCACCAAAAGAGAAAAAAAGGTGAAACAACCGGTTGTTTGA